The Apium graveolens cultivar Ventura chromosome 10, ASM990537v1, whole genome shotgun sequence nucleotide sequence AAGGAAGTATATACGAGGAGGGGGGGGGGGTTTGAGTTATGGGATTCCAACCCGGTTAACGAGAATGAATTtgaaatttcaaaaaaaattgaacTAAAATCTCGTTCCTGTCCCTATTAACCGGGTTGAAATCACATGATCTAAATATCACCTAGGTAAGAAATGCATGTATGCCGAAAGTTATAATGACTCAGGAAATGATCACATTACTAAGAAAGTAGGCAATAAATAACCTAACTATTTGTCAAAAGTAAAAGACATTAATAATGCATACTTGTTTTAGCAACACATGAACATACATGTTATAGGTGCCACTTTTAACAACAATGCACATACATGAAATAGGTGCACAAAGTAGTAATATTATTTAGTACATAATCAATAATTGATAAACACTAGTCAACTTTCTATTCcattagttttaaaattttctgTCTTAATAAATGTATAAAAGATTTAATTGTAGAAGAAACCAGCTCAATTAAAGCATGTTGATCAGGTTTAAGTTGGTAGTAGAATGCTGGATAATTTGTACATGGATCAAATGAGTTAGCCCCTGGGAAGTGATAATAATTAGACGTTTTGTCTTAAAACATGTCATATATTTGTTCTGAATTGTCAACAAACAAACTACTGTCTACAAGGGTATACAAAATGCTCATCGGCAGCAAAGTAAAACCTTGAAAGATGTACATAATACAGCAGTTAGCTACAAAAATAATGAAAATGGAATTTCAAGCATTTATGGTATGGCTACTGCATGCTTACAGGACCTATAATATTAATAGGCTCACCTATCAAGATCCTTACTCGGAGAAGGACCAGAATCACCAttatcaaagtcatccttaaAAGTGAAACTCTTATTACGAGTGTTCGATAGCTTTAACTTATCAGCGATCATGGATGATATAGAACTACTCCGAACTCCATGGCTACTTGCTTCAAAAACATTTGAATCCTGGAAGATGTCAAACATTGGAAGTTAACCAGAAAGCATACATTAACCAACCAAGCAATATTCAATTGAAAGAAGAAGAGAAAACCAAAAAGATCTAAGTGGGCAACCTCGGTGCTGATCTTGTCAGGGCCCTCAATGGGTTTCTTCTGCCTGTCCCTCTTTTTGCTGTTCTTTTTCTTCTTACTAGTTCGGACCCTCTTAGCAAGGGAATCCTTATTTCTCGCATCTTTTACAAACAAATAACACTCAGACCACTACAGAGCACAAAATTTTGTGCTCAAGGATACAACATAATTCTTAAACACTTAACCGGAAACAGAAAGCACTACCATCCCAACGACTCCAAAGCTGTTTGTCATAATGGTTCACTAAGGTCCGCACCCAAGTGCAACCAAAGAAACTATGGGTCTCACCTTGTCTGAAATTCCTAAGCAAGACGTAGTGTATATTGTGCAAAACTTCTAGCATAGATATTAGGTGTTATCCAACTGTCTCACAGTTTAAATAACGATGTTAGGACTGATGGGTTTAGTTTCAGAATTTCTAGGAATCACCTACAGTTGCTCGATTTCTACTTAAGCTTGAAGGCCACTATAATTAATCGTTTCTTTTTCATAGAACTCAGATAATGAATGAAAAGAAGAAGGAATCAAAAGGTAATTCCCCTGCGCTGCTGGGTTCCGTTTTAGAATGTCTAGAACTCACCTAGAATAACTCGGTTCTACTAAAGCTTGCAGGCCACCAAAACTTTATCATTTCTTTTGCAGAAAATTCACATAATGCACAGAAAGAAGTAGAAGTATTCCAAAAGGTAACTCCCCCTTCCCTTGGGGAGAAAAAAAGAGGAGCATAACTATATGATAATATTTCTcgagtttttttttttttgctgAACATATTTCTCGAGTATTTGTTTTTTCAGGTATAATTCATATATAAGACAATAAAAAGGTCTTAAGACAAGAAAATCATTGGAAAAAGAACTGAACAAGTGAATATACCTCCATCTGCTCCTTCAATAAAGACAAGAAGGTCATCGATAGAACGTGTCTCTTCGTATTGCCTTGGCATTGATAGCCTAGTCTGTGATACAACCTCAATCATATGAAAGTGAAAAGAATAGTTAGTAATCAGGAGTTAAAACTTAGAACTGTACAATACACGTATTTGCAAATTTATCAAATCTTCAGGTGAAGAACAAAACGGATTTTATTGTGTCAAAAGTTCACCTTTATTTTCACCATTTCCTTTTCTTTGTACTCTGTTCTTAAAATGCTTAAAAGCATGATCCATGAAAAATGTTCTTCTTGCATCAATTTAATTGGTTCAAATATATCAAGCTAGTCACTTATTACAAAATTGACTCAAATTAGTAACTCTtttgaaaatttgtatcaaaaatatcactCTACCGTTAGTTGaaattcttaaaagtattatatattgagtttcatacattttttatgaatgatattacatacaaatgaaagaattatgacttctagtattttagataatatttttagatttttaaatatttatctactatttatttttatttaaatcaaataaaataatcaaaaaattaaaaataaatagttaacaaaattttaaaaatctaacaatattatctaaaatagtagaactcgaaacctttcatttggatgtaatattATTCATAAAAAATGTGCGAAACTCAATATATGATacttttaagaatttcgactaacGATAGAGTGATAATTTTGAAACAAATTTTTAAgtgagtgactcatttgagtcaATTTTGTAATCAGTGACTCAGTTGATACATTTGGACGCAGCAAGTGACTTAGTTGATAATTAACCCCAATTTAATTTATTGAACTTAAGAAAGAATGCACACAATATAGCGAAGAAATAGAGTGCAAGTGCTTTAGATACAAAAAACCAGTGTAACATCATCAGGACAATCAAACATGTGCCATAATTCTTCAAACGACGAATTACGCTCAATCTTCTTGAGAATAGCTTCAAAAGTGCGATCAATTAGAGATTCCATTTGCAGGCAGTGTGCAACATACATCAACTCACAAAGAAGATTTGCATCCATTTCAAGTAAGTTTTCATCAAAAGTGTTGCGCTGATATTAAAAAAGTTTACAATTAGTGTCACGTTCAGTGATGttcttcatcaaaatctattaCAAATGTAGTTCTGCATATCATACTGAAGACTATAAATAATAATAGTAATGAGAGTATATTTATTTGATTACTTAGCTATTAGAGATAGCTTAAAGTTACCTATATCTTTGCACAAATATTTCAGCGGTTGAGCTTCTCATAGCTTCAAACTTATTTATGCTCTAAGAGATTACAACATAACTCCatgatatattattattaatatatttacCACATGCAAGAGAAAAATCAATTTTAAACACTTAATCAAAAGGACATAGCAACAATGAGaaccaaataaaaaaaatataaaccTTGTAAGGGCTATCAGGTATATGATGATATTGGCAATAATCGAACACGAAAAGCAAAAAGGGCGGTTTGATCGCTGGAGGCAGAAATATGGGGTTGCTCATACAACAACCATGTCCTGATTGCATTTCTTTACATAAAGTCCCACATAATATGGCAACCTTCGATTCAAATTGTTCCACATAACCATCAGCAGTTATAATCCATACCTGGGAATTCTTAGTCTGGAATGCACAGTGAAATATTGTTAATACAAAAAAAAAACACCATACAACATTAAGGTATAGCAAATTAACAAAACTAACATAGTAAAATAAGTGTACGTCCAATAAATTATACAAAATAGTGTTTCTTTTTTAAAGTCTAGAATCTACATAGTTTTGTTAATAAAATTTGCGTTTCTGCTAAAAAGCCTGTTATTACAATTTAAAACTACAATTTAAGCTCTATGAAATAGTAATTTATTTATTCAGTGAAGAAGCTGAACTTTAAACAAGAAACAGctttattttttaaaagaaataaagaagCAGTGTAACATTTCTACAACATTTTAACACCACTGTGCCAATTGTTTAAGTGTAAAGTCATGCAACTAACAAAAGAAAGTGACGTGAAAGGGAGCCGTTATTGGTTGATAATTTAAATTGAAAgtaaaaaaagaaaagaattcaAAGAAAGAATATAATTTTGGCAGTACCTCTTGTTTC carries:
- the LOC141692621 gene encoding SKP1-like protein 21 isoform X2 — protein: MSGFLVSCSKMGEAPVIEKKQETKNSQRNTFDENLLEMDANLLCELMYVAHCLQMESLIDRTFEAILKKIERNSSFEELWHMFDCPDDVTLTRLSMPRQYEETRSIDDLLVFIEGADGDARNKDSLAKRVRTSKKKKNSKKRDRQKKPIEGPDKISTEDSNVFEASSHGVRSSSISSMIADKLKLSNTRNKSFTFKDDFDNGDSGPSPSKDLDREVEEFSRRLIPQVPVIYFDSSI
- the LOC141692621 gene encoding SKP1-like protein 21 isoform X1, which gives rise to MSGFLVSCSKMGEAPVIEKKQETKNSQVWIITADGYVEQFESKVAILCGTLCKEMQSGHGCCMSNPIFLPPAIKPPFLLFVFDYCQYHHIPDSPYKRNTFDENLLEMDANLLCELMYVAHCLQMESLIDRTFEAILKKIERNSSFEELWHMFDCPDDVTLTRLSMPRQYEETRSIDDLLVFIEGADGDARNKDSLAKRVRTSKKKKNSKKRDRQKKPIEGPDKISTEDSNVFEASSHGVRSSSISSMIADKLKLSNTRNKSFTFKDDFDNGDSGPSPSKDLDREVEEFSRRLIPQVPVIYFDSSI